From bacterium, one genomic window encodes:
- the rsmI gene encoding 16S rRNA (cytidine(1402)-2'-O)-methyltransferase — MNSKAGPLSKPGTLFLVGTPIGNMEDITLRAIRVLGQVDLVASEDTRRTRKLLSAYSIKTPTVSYHEQGESWGRKAQKLVEMLMEGKNLALVSEAGTPGLSDPGYGLVRLCIERNISIDVVPGPSAILAALVLSGLPTHRFAFEGFLPRKKQERRRMLEALRRENRTLVFFETPTRLLPTLEEMSRILGQRRAAVVREITKMFQEVRRGNLQELLVWANQAQLRGEITLVVEGCEEKQASSQGLEQRVEFLLRRCSLKPRDVLRILREETGLPKKVLYKAIMHSQEERVKTGQGD; from the coding sequence ATGAACTCCAAAGCAGGGCCTTTGAGCAAACCTGGCACCCTGTTTCTGGTGGGAACTCCCATAGGAAATATGGAGGACATCACCCTTCGGGCCATACGGGTGCTGGGCCAGGTGGACCTGGTGGCCAGCGAGGATACCAGGAGAACCAGGAAGTTGCTTTCGGCTTACTCCATCAAGACCCCAACAGTCAGTTACCACGAGCAAGGTGAATCCTGGGGTAGGAAGGCCCAGAAGCTTGTGGAAATGCTGATGGAGGGGAAAAACCTGGCCCTGGTCAGTGAAGCTGGAACCCCAGGGCTTTCGGATCCTGGTTACGGGCTTGTAAGGCTCTGCATCGAGAGAAATATTTCCATAGATGTAGTGCCAGGGCCATCGGCCATCCTGGCTGCCCTTGTTCTGAGCGGGTTGCCTACACACCGTTTCGCCTTTGAGGGGTTTTTGCCCAGGAAGAAGCAAGAACGCCGCAGGATGCTAGAGGCCCTGCGCCGGGAAAACAGAACCCTGGTATTCTTCGAGACACCCACAAGACTCCTTCCCACCCTTGAGGAGATGAGCAGGATCCTGGGCCAAAGAAGGGCAGCGGTGGTAAGGGAGATCACCAAGATGTTCCAGGAGGTAAGAAGGGGAAATTTGCAAGAACTTCTTGTGTGGGCAAATCAAGCCCAATTAAGGGGGGAGATCACCTTGGTCGTGGAGGGTTGCGAAGAAAAACAAGCATCCTCGCAAGGCCTGGAGCAAAGAGTAGAATTCTTGCTAAGGCGTTGCTCCTTGAAGCCCAGAGATGTTCTTAGGATCCTTCGGGAGGAAACAGGACTGCCCAAGAAAGTTCTTTATAAGGCAATAATGCACAGCCAAGAGGAAAGGGTCAAAACAGGTCAAGGGGACTGA
- a CDS encoding lipoprotein-releasing ABC transporter permease subunit produces MRYEWWLSFRFLRAKKKQAAISVVTSLSILGVAVGVTALIVVLSAINGFNEDLRDKILGLTAHVTVFERGQEMMQYEEVRQQLLQVPGVAGATPFVLREVLLQAPARSIQVVLRAVDPATVETTVPLANILREGSLEDLSKQVRGEPPGIIVGRALLRDLKVRVGDSVVLVSPEGTLTPWGNLPKWRKVKVKGVFDAGYWDFDSKVAFISIWAAQQIFEIPGRVTGIELKTQDPYQAPRIRKLIQESNLGLRYLAQDWTQVNRSLMTALAMQKRVIFVILLCIVGVAALLVISILVMMVMEKQRDIAILKAMGARSTQVMRIFVFHGLMVSSLGTMLGCTGGLLLSWNLERIIGLVERAFQVRFLPEEVYYIGQLTSRSDPLDLALILGTTLLITLVASIYPSWRAARLDPVEILRYE; encoded by the coding sequence ATGCGCTATGAGTGGTGGCTCAGTTTCCGCTTTCTGAGAGCCAAGAAAAAACAGGCTGCGATTTCTGTAGTCACTTCCCTTTCCATTCTGGGAGTTGCCGTAGGGGTGACGGCCCTGATAGTGGTTCTTTCGGCCATAAATGGTTTCAACGAAGATTTGAGAGATAAGATCCTGGGGCTTACGGCTCATGTTACCGTTTTCGAGCGCGGTCAAGAGATGATGCAATATGAGGAGGTTCGCCAGCAGCTCCTCCAGGTGCCTGGAGTGGCCGGAGCAACCCCCTTTGTCTTGAGAGAGGTGCTCTTGCAGGCCCCTGCCAGAAGCATTCAAGTGGTGCTGCGGGCCGTGGATCCAGCCACTGTGGAAACCACGGTGCCTCTGGCCAACATCCTGAGAGAGGGAAGCCTGGAGGACCTCTCCAAGCAGGTCCGAGGAGAGCCCCCTGGGATCATAGTGGGCAGGGCTCTTCTGAGGGACCTCAAGGTGCGGGTGGGGGATTCGGTGGTGCTGGTATCCCCTGAAGGCACTCTCACACCCTGGGGGAATCTGCCCAAGTGGAGAAAGGTTAAAGTCAAAGGGGTCTTCGACGCTGGGTACTGGGACTTCGACTCCAAGGTGGCTTTCATTTCCATTTGGGCAGCCCAGCAGATCTTTGAGATCCCAGGAAGGGTCACGGGCATTGAGCTCAAGACCCAGGACCCTTACCAGGCTCCCAGGATCAGGAAGCTGATACAGGAGTCAAACCTGGGCCTGCGATATTTGGCTCAGGATTGGACACAGGTGAACAGAAGCCTCATGACCGCTTTGGCCATGCAAAAGAGGGTGATTTTTGTCATTTTGCTTTGCATAGTAGGAGTAGCAGCCCTTCTGGTCATTAGCATATTGGTCATGATGGTCATGGAAAAACAGAGGGACATAGCCATATTAAAGGCCATGGGGGCCAGATCCACACAAGTCATGAGGATATTCGTTTTTCACGGCCTCATGGTGTCCTCTTTGGGCACCATGTTGGGCTGCACCGGGGGGTTGCTGCTCTCATGGAATTTGGAGCGCATAATTGGATTGGTGGAAAGAGCATTTCAGGTCCGATTTCTGCCGGAAGAGGTTTACTATATAGGCCAACTCACCTCCAGGTCAGATCCGCTTGATCTGGCTCTCATACTGGGGACCACTCTCTTGATTACCCTTGTGGCAAGCATCTACCCCTCTTGGAGAGCAGCCCGCTTGGACCCCGTGGAGATACTCAGATATGAGTGA